A stretch of Stenotrophomonas indicatrix DNA encodes these proteins:
- a CDS encoding DUF3079 domain-containing protein, protein MAKPIPLRPNHPERICWGCDRYCAADALACGNGSGRTQHPIETQGEDWYVAWGIEPNPDRPSHAKR, encoded by the coding sequence ATGGCAAAGCCCATTCCGCTGCGTCCCAATCACCCCGAGCGCATCTGCTGGGGCTGCGACCGTTACTGCGCTGCCGACGCACTGGCCTGTGGCAACGGCTCGGGCCGCACCCAGCACCCGATCGAGACGCAGGGTGAGGACTGGTACGTGGCATGGGGCATTGAACCCAATCCGGACCGGCCATCGCATGCCAAGCGCTGA
- the xerC gene encoding tyrosine recombinase XerC gives MSAVQAFLQHLQVERRMSAHTLDAYRRDLDALSVWAEPRGVAVEALDTDAVRQFVADEHRRGLSAKSLQRRLSACRSFYAWLLKHGRIEASPAATLKAPRAPRRLPQVLDADEAVQLVELEPEGELGRRDRALLELFYSSGLRLSEVCALTWRDLDFASGLVNVMGKGNRQRRVPFGKPAREALLTWRSESGGGGATPVFPGRNGPISQRAVQIRIRQLAQRQGLFKHVHPHMLRHSFASHILESSGDLRGVQELLGHADIATTQIYTHLDFQHLAKVYDAAHPRAKRRKDPPDTGG, from the coding sequence ATGAGCGCGGTGCAGGCGTTCCTGCAGCACCTGCAGGTGGAGCGGCGGATGTCGGCGCATACGCTCGACGCCTACCGCCGCGACCTGGATGCGTTGTCGGTGTGGGCCGAACCCCGCGGGGTGGCCGTGGAGGCGCTGGATACCGATGCGGTGCGCCAGTTCGTTGCCGATGAACACCGCCGTGGCCTGTCGGCCAAGAGCCTGCAACGCCGGCTGTCGGCCTGCCGCAGCTTCTATGCCTGGCTGCTCAAGCATGGCCGCATCGAGGCCAGCCCGGCAGCGACACTGAAGGCGCCGCGTGCGCCGCGACGGCTGCCGCAGGTGCTCGACGCCGATGAAGCCGTGCAGCTGGTTGAACTGGAACCGGAAGGCGAGCTGGGTCGTCGTGACCGCGCGCTGCTGGAACTGTTCTATTCCTCCGGCCTGCGCTTGAGCGAAGTCTGTGCGCTGACCTGGCGCGATCTGGATTTCGCCAGCGGCCTGGTCAACGTGATGGGCAAGGGCAACCGGCAACGTCGCGTCCCCTTCGGAAAGCCGGCACGCGAAGCGCTGCTGACCTGGCGCAGCGAAAGTGGCGGTGGTGGCGCCACACCGGTTTTTCCCGGCCGCAACGGGCCGATCAGCCAGCGCGCGGTGCAGATCCGCATCCGCCAGCTGGCGCAGCGCCAGGGCCTGTTCAAGCACGTGCACCCGCACATGCTGCGGCACAGTTTCGCCAGCCACATCCTGGAATCCTCCGGTGACCTGCGCGGTGTGCAGGAACTGCTCGGCCATGCCGACATCGCCACCACGCAGATCTACACCCACCTGGATTTCCAGCATCTGGCCAAGGTCTACGATGCTGCGCATCCGCGCGCGAAACGTCGCAAAGACCCGCCCGACACGGGGGGGTAG
- a CDS encoding DUF484 family protein, whose protein sequence is MTETVDKLGAHEVAAWLRRHPGFLKQFPDLALTLVVPRDDGPTASLASYQLEVLREKNRELARRLADLGATAQVNERLAVRTHQLTLALMKQDNAADTLRAMAASLQEDFAGDLVRLVVHAPVAGLEQAEWLQVLAADDAQLGPFRDCLKDGEPICGRLHSDKNAVLYGARSEEVQTTALLPLPGVGLIAVGSHDPNRFYPGMGTLFLRMMGEALVTGLKRFAD, encoded by the coding sequence ATGACTGAGACCGTCGACAAGCTCGGTGCCCATGAAGTCGCCGCCTGGTTGCGGCGCCATCCGGGTTTCCTCAAGCAGTTCCCGGACCTGGCGCTGACCCTGGTGGTGCCACGCGATGACGGCCCGACCGCATCGCTGGCCAGCTACCAGCTGGAAGTGCTGCGCGAGAAGAACCGCGAGCTGGCGCGACGGTTGGCCGACCTGGGCGCGACCGCGCAGGTCAACGAGCGGTTGGCGGTGCGCACGCATCAGCTCACCCTGGCCCTGATGAAGCAGGACAACGCCGCCGACACGCTGCGCGCGATGGCGGCGTCACTGCAGGAAGATTTCGCCGGCGATCTGGTGCGGCTGGTCGTGCATGCGCCGGTGGCCGGGCTGGAGCAGGCCGAGTGGCTGCAGGTGCTGGCTGCCGATGATGCGCAGCTGGGCCCGTTCCGCGACTGCCTTAAGGATGGTGAGCCGATCTGCGGCCGCCTGCACAGCGACAAGAACGCGGTGCTGTACGGCGCGCGCAGCGAGGAGGTGCAGACCACCGCGCTGCTGCCGCTGCCGGGTGTTGGCCTGATCGCGGTGGGCAGCCATGATCCGAACCGCTTCTATCCCGGCATGGGCACGCTGTTCCTGCGGATGATGGGCGAGGCCCTGGTGACCGGGCTCAAGCGCTTCGCGGATTGA